The sequence below is a genomic window from Fusobacterium sp. IOR10.
TGTTTTATTTGAAAAGCGAGCATCTCTATTGAATTCTCAACTTCTGGTATAAGTAATCCATCACCGCCACCAGCAAGACAAGCATGCACAGCTAAATCTCCTGCACTTCTTCCCATAACTTCAATTAATATAGTTCTTTCATGAGAAGTTGCTGTATCTCTTAATTTAGATATTGCATCTAAAATTGTATTTAAACATGTATCGAATCCTATTGTAAAATCAGTACCTATAATATCGTTATCTATGGTTCCTGGCAATCCAACTACCTTTATTCCATGTTCCTTAGCTAGGAGATCTGCACCACGATAAGACCCATCACCACCTATTACCACAAGACCTTCTATGCCTCTTCTTTTTAGATTTTCTGCTGCGATCGCTCTATATTTAGGATCTTTAAATTCTGGACATCTTGCTGTTAGAAGAGCAGTTCCCCCTCTCTCTATGATTCCAGATAAAAATAACCCTTCCATTAAAAAGATTTCATCCATTAACATACCATGATAACCTCTTCTAACACCATAAACTTCCATGCCTTTGTATTGTGCCATTTTTGCAGCTGCTCTTATTGCTGCATTCATTCCAGGAGCGTCTCCTCCACTTGTTAAAATAGCTATTTTTTTCATCTTATCCCTCCAAGTCCTACACATGTTTTACTCTTCTATAAATATACCTATCTTTCTATATTTATTATATCTATTTTCTAATAAAGTATCCATATCTATTTTTTTTAACTCTTGAATTGATGATAATACTGCTTTTTTAAGATTAATTTCTGAGCATTCTTTATTTTTATGAGCTCCACCTAATGGCTCTGGTATTATTTCATCTATTATTTCTAATTTTTTTAAATTTTGAGCTGATATTTTTAAATTCTTTGCAGCTTTTTCAGATAAATTTCCATCTTTAAAAAGTATAGCTGCGCATCCCTCTGGGGAAATAACTGAATAAACAGAATGTTCAAACATCATAACTTTATCTGCCACTGCAAGGGCTAAAGCTCCACCACTTCCCCCTTCACCTATTATTACAGCTATTATTTGTGTCTTCAACCCTGACATTTCCATTAGATTTCTAGCTATCGCTTCTCCTTGTCCTCTTTCTTCAGCTTCTAAGCCAGGATAAGCTCCTGCTGTATCTATTAGTGTTAGTACTGGTATGGAGAACCTTTCAGCTGTTCTCATGAGCCTAAGAGCCTTTCTATACCCTTCAGGACTAGCCATCCCAAAGTTACTATGAAGTTTCTCATCCATACCTCTTCCCTTTTGTATTCCTATAACCATAAACTTTTCTCCAGATATTTTGCATAATCCACCTACAATTGCTCCATCATCACCAAAAAGTCTGTCTCCATGTAGTTCTACAAAATCATCTGTTATACCATTTATATATTCAACTGAATTTGGTCTTTCAGAATTTCTAGCTATAAAAACTTTTTCCCAATCACTCAGATTTGAATATACTTCTTTAGCTTTCTTTTCATATTTTTTATCTAATTTTTCAATTTCATCATCTAAATTAATATTTTTATCTTCAGAAAACTGCTTTAATTCTTCTATTTTATTTTCTATTTCAAAAAGTTCGTTTTCAAATTTCACCATAACCTCCTAACCGCTACAAGATATTGCTTAAAATTTTAGCAACTGTCTCTTTCATATCTTCTCTTTTAACAATCATATCAACCATTCCATGTTTCAACAAAAATTCACTTCTTTGAAATCCTTTTGGTAATTTTTGCTTAATAGTTTCTTCTATAACTCTTTGACCTGCAAACCCTATTAGTGCATTAGGTTCAGTTATTATTATATCTCCTAACATTGCAAAGGAAGCTGTCACTCCACCTGTTGTAGGATTTACTGGAATTGATATAAATGGAATCCCAGCTTGTTTTAATTTTTCAACAGCTGCTGAGGTTTTAGCCATTTGCATTAAAGAAACTATTCCTTCATACATCCTAGCTCCCCCTGAACTAGCAACAATAACCACTGGCAATTTTTCTTTTAGTCCTCTTTCTAATGCTCTTGTTATTTTTTCACCAACAACAGATCCCATACTTCCACCCAAAAAATTAAAATCCATAATAGCTATACTTACTTTTATACCTAAAATATTTCCTATTCCAGACAATACCCCTTCATTCATCTTTGTTTTTTCTTTTGACTTTTCTATCTTTTTTTCATAACCTTCAAATTCTAAAAAATCTTTAGTTTCTAAGTTTTTATCCTTTTCCTCAAATGTATTTTCATCAATTAATAAATTCATCCTTTCTTCTGCAGTCATTTTATAATAATAACCACATTGAGGACATTTTTTTAAATTTCTACCTATATCCTTTTTTATTGTTATCTCTCCACACTCTGGACATTTTTCCCATAATTCTGATACCTCTTCTGTTATTCCATTTTTTTCTTTTTCTATTACTGTACTAGTTTGATCTGAATCCTTAACTGTCAATGTTGCGTACTTTTTCTTTCTTAGAGAAAAAAATCTCATTCTCTTCCTCCTTATTTTTGATTTCGTAACCACTATTTTATATGATTTTTAAAAATATTTCAACATTTATTTGCATTCTATTACATTATAATATAGAATAAACTTAAAAATCTATAACTATTACGAGGTGATTATCATTAATAAAAATTTAACAAACTTACGGCTTGAACTAGATAATATCGACAATAAAATAGCTAAACTTATTTTAGAAAGAATTAACATTGTTAAACAAGTTGGCCACATAAAAAAACAAGAAAAAAATAATTTCTATGTTCCTAATAGAGAAGATGAAATAATATCTAAAATTTCTTCAAATTATCCTGAATTAAATATTTCTATAATTAAAGCTATCTTTACAGAAATAATTTCTGCTTGTAGAAGTTATGAAAAAATTTTTAATATAGCCATCCAAAATAATTCTTTATCTAGAACCGCTACTCAAAAAATATTTGGTTCTTTTTGCAATACTTATATTTTTTCAGATTTAAAAGAAATTAATTTAAAAGATACTGACTATGTTATCCTTACTTTAGATGATTATTATGGTAAATTAGTTGAAATTAATTTAAATTTTTTATTACTAAAAAAAATATCTGTAGAAAACATTGAATTTTGCCTATTACAAAGCAATAAAAAATAATTTTGCTAAATATATAAATAGACTGTATAATTTTAATATGTCTAATTAATTTATTTGGAGGTTTTATAATGAAAAAAATATTAGCATTTATAATAACAGCTGTTTTTGTAGGATGTTCTGGATTGCCATCTGTTCCTTCTAACACTTCTCCAACAGTTTTAAACAAAGTATCTGAATATGTTGATTTAAAAAGTGAAATTTATGGATTAGGATATAATAGAATATCATCTGCAGGGACCTTTGTAGCTGAGGGAAAAGCAAAAAAAGAATCTTTAGCTAAACTTAAAAAAAATGTAGCCAGTGAAGTAGATACTTACTTCAATGATTTTTTGAAAAATGTTGATCCTTATTCAAAATCTATGTTTCTTAGTTCTAGAAATGAATTGAAAAATTATGCTATTGACTCAATCTTATTAAATGCATCCCAAAAAGAAACTTTTGAAATTGACAATAAAATATATATGATTTCAACTGTTGAAAGAAAGGATGTTTTTGAAAAAAGTAAATTTACATTCTTAGAGTATACTTCAAATATAAAAAAAAGATTAGAAAATATATATTCTGATGTAAATACCAATTCTTTTGAAAATATAAATAACAAATCTCCACAAACTAATTTAGTACCTGAAGCTACAATTTCTCAAGAATCATCTGAAAATAGTGAAACAAATATTTCTTCAACTGATTTTACATCTCTTGAAGATGATCCTTTATTCCTGTAAAACTTTAATATGAAAGGAGTTTATTTAAAATTATGAAAAAATTATCTTTATTATTCCTTACTTTATTTTTCATGATAGGTTGTAGTAATTTAGAAAAAAATGTTCCTTTGAAAACTGGAACTTTTAAAACATTTTATGAAAATGGTAATTGTAAAAAAATAAAAAACTATACTGATGGACTTTTAGATGGAGAATTTATAGAGTTTTTTGAAAATTCTAATATAAAAACTAAAGTTAATTACAAAAATGGAAAAAAAGATGGAATTTTCCAAAATTTCTATGAAGATGGAGATTTAAAAGAAACTGGACTTTATAAAGATGGATTGAAATTTGGAATTTGGACTTATTTT
It includes:
- the pfkA gene encoding 6-phosphofructokinase gives rise to the protein MKKIAILTSGGDAPGMNAAIRAAAKMAQYKGMEVYGVRRGYHGMLMDEIFLMEGLFLSGIIERGGTALLTARCPEFKDPKYRAIAAENLKRRGIEGLVVIGGDGSYRGADLLAKEHGIKVVGLPGTIDNDIIGTDFTIGFDTCLNTILDAISKLRDTATSHERTILIEVMGRSAGDLAVHACLAGGGDGLLIPEVENSIEMLAFQIKQRRNTGRLHDIILVAEGAGDILEIEKKLREKVSTEVRSVILGHVQRGGTPSGRDRIIATRMAIKAIEALEEGEGGIMVGIENGTIVTHPISYAWEGEKKQDILDLYHVADIFSR
- a CDS encoding acetyl-CoA carboxylase carboxyltransferase subunit alpha — its product is MKFENELFEIENKIEELKQFSEDKNINLDDEIEKLDKKYEKKAKEVYSNLSDWEKVFIARNSERPNSVEYINGITDDFVELHGDRLFGDDGAIVGGLCKISGEKFMVIGIQKGRGMDEKLHSNFGMASPEGYRKALRLMRTAERFSIPVLTLIDTAGAYPGLEAEERGQGEAIARNLMEMSGLKTQIIAVIIGEGGSGGALALAVADKVMMFEHSVYSVISPEGCAAILFKDGNLSEKAAKNLKISAQNLKKLEIIDEIIPEPLGGAHKNKECSEINLKKAVLSSIQELKKIDMDTLLENRYNKYRKIGIFIEE
- the accD gene encoding acetyl-CoA carboxylase, carboxyltransferase subunit beta, with the translated sequence MRFFSLRKKKYATLTVKDSDQTSTVIEKEKNGITEEVSELWEKCPECGEITIKKDIGRNLKKCPQCGYYYKMTAEERMNLLIDENTFEEKDKNLETKDFLEFEGYEKKIEKSKEKTKMNEGVLSGIGNILGIKVSIAIMDFNFLGGSMGSVVGEKITRALERGLKEKLPVVIVASSGGARMYEGIVSLMQMAKTSAAVEKLKQAGIPFISIPVNPTTGGVTASFAMLGDIIITEPNALIGFAGQRVIEETIKQKLPKGFQRSEFLLKHGMVDMIVKREDMKETVAKILSNIL
- a CDS encoding chorismate mutase, with product MIIINKNLTNLRLELDNIDNKIAKLILERINIVKQVGHIKKQEKNNFYVPNREDEIISKISSNYPELNISIIKAIFTEIISACRSYEKIFNIAIQNNSLSRTATQKIFGSFCNTYIFSDLKEINLKDTDYVILTLDDYYGKLVEINLNFLLLKKISVENIEFCLLQSNKK
- a CDS encoding toxin-antitoxin system YwqK family antitoxin — translated: MKKLSLLFLTLFFMIGCSNLEKNVPLKTGTFKTFYENGNCKKIKNYTDGLLDGEFIEFFENSNIKTKVNYKNGKKDGIFQNFYEDGDLKETGLYKDGLKFGIWTYFNKDKSINFKTDFKNKGYFNPEILNNSKEKIPSD